Below is a window of Brassica napus cultivar Da-Ae chromosome A5, Da-Ae, whole genome shotgun sequence DNA.
ATCCTATTGAGATTATATTACAACTACACGACAAATCAGTCGAGCTAATATACAGTTGATttgttaaattaaaaacattccttctataagaaaaattaatccAAAACGTAACACTACACAACAACAATACCACTCTCTTAAGGATTATCAAGAATCAATAAACAAGATTGATCGGTAAGAAAATGGAACGGCGtgagaatttaaaaaaatgaagaagagacTTACAGGTCCTCTTGCGAGCGGCGGGGTAAGCGCAGGCAGAGCAGCGACTCTTCTGGATGTGGAAGCTACGACGTCCACATCTCACACATAGTGTGTGACTCTTGTTCCTCCTCTTACCAAAACTCCCTGTTCCCTTTGTCTGTATtactcaacaaaaaaaaacatcacacAACCAACATCAGAAAATGGTTCAATACAAGAGAGAACGTGTGGaggaagatagagagagagagagagttcaccATTGTAGCGAGCTGCTTGCCACAAAAAACCTAGGATGATTGATTATTCGGCTTCAGGGGGAGGAAGAAGATGTGGAGCTTATAAGACGGCCACTTATATGACTTCTGACTCTAGGGTTGGAAGTGATATCATGGGCATTTATGTTTATAAATGGGCCTCAGTTTCTATTTTGACAAATGGGCCTTATTCCAGTTTCTTTTGCCCATTTTCAGTTTcagacacaatttttttttttctttggtttcaTTGCATCTAGATCACAGTCCTAAGTCAAATCATGTGGTTGAGGATCTGTCATGGCGGCACTAACGATTCTTCTGATTGCTGAAGAGCAAAATGCAACACATGAAGTTGGTTTCCACATTTATTTATGCTCTTGCAAGAAACATCATTCAATACCTATGGTGATTTATGTAGACTTTGCTGCATGTGTGCCATGGTACATTACATTTTAGATTATAGTTGGTTGCATATTGCTGAATTTGTGCTAGCTGAATAAGTAACCAACGAGTTTAAACAAGCTAGTTTTAGCTATATACAATGAAAATGCTTTGACGTGATAGTAACTCTACTGAAGCAAGTGAAGACAAGAATGGTACACATCAAGTAGATGCAATATCATTTGACCAACCTTTGTGAATGTCTCTTAGAGTTTATGGAGTTTCCAAACTTGATGTTAGAACATTGTCCTTTACAGTTTCAACAGACCTAATTTGTTTTTCTCTGTACCAAATAAGCCTCTCTACTTGCATAGGTTTGGTCATTAATACGTTTAAAGTAGTTCCCCCAAAATCATGGATTAACGTTGGTATGTAGGTCCAAAGACAGAGCCGCTTTAGCTTTGCATCTTAACTAAGGAATGTTACACCGTGCTTTAGACAACAGTTAGTCAAACAACAATAGTACGTAGTACCTTCCTATACAAACATACTTAAAATATTTCTCTCTCCATCCTTTTTATTGAAACCGTACCAACTATTTGATATTTATCCAATAATAAAGTTATAATACCCTACTATAATTCAATGAATAAAGTACATGCACAATTTGAAATCGTGCATCCATCACTATTAACCTTAATTTTAAGATCTTCAAATCATCAAAAAAGACaaacatgaagaaaaaaaaaagtgaaaggtGACATTCCACGACAAAGACAAATTTTCACTTTAGCCTTTTTGATGCAGAGTAATAAACACTAAAGATACATTGGCAAATACTATGAAACTAAAGTAGCCAATCAACACCTTAATATACTACATATTTAATTCGAATTTAGTAACTACAAATATATGTGAGAGAACATTGATCTCCCCTCCCGACAAGAACATATCAGTTACAGTGTAGAGAGATGTTTCAGAAAACAAACAGTTTCTTCCACAGAACACTACACAGTCTGAAGTCAATCATTCTTAGAGCAGGTAAGAAACTCTCTAAACCAAAAACTCACTTCTCATGCACATTTTGTAGATCAAATTCTCTCGATGGCGATGATTTCTACGCAAGTTTCCTCAACATCTGGGAGTCTGATCTTAAAAACAGCATTGGAGGAGGAGGTCCATTAAAACTGGAGCAAAAGACTCAAGAGCATGTACAAGATCAccaagagaagaaaacagaagCTTGCTCTTCTCGTTTATCAAGAGACTGCGAtaaaatggagaagaagattaaAGAGATGTATGTGATTGAGACAGGAGATATAGAGCAAGCCCTTGACGTTGAAGAGGCACTTCATTACTATTCTCGTCTTAGAAGCCCTGTGTATCTCAACATCGTTGACAAGTTCTTAAATGATCTCTACGCCTGATCCGAACACTCTCGAGCTATTATAGTTTGTGATTTTCAAATTCTTGATTTGTTTTGGTTTACTACAAGTCTTTCTTCTTGTATGTTTGAGTCATGCTTGTGTATCAACACCATCCTTTGACAGTGAACTTTAAAGCTCTCTTCTGGCAAAGATCTAGAACCTGTATTGCCAAACCATGCACATACTTTAGATACTTTGTTATAACTTCCCATAGCTCGATTCAATTGGACTAGTATAGGGAATAGAATATTGTATATAGTACAAGGCAAGCTCATTAATAGCACAACAGTAAATATTATTACATAGTATGTCATCTTCTGCAACAAATCCAGTACAATAATATGATAGAATGCAAAAAGCGGCAGCAAGAACAGATGTAAAGCTCTGTGATCATCTATAGCTCTTCCCTGTAAAGCTCTCGGAAGGCGGTAAATGGATAAACTTCTCATCTCCAGTCCAAGCCAGTAGGGTGGCACAAGTGCAATACCCAGAGATGAGGTCGATAAAAGAAGGACCAGTGTTTACTCGAAGTGAGAGGTCAGTACCCAGTGGAAGATACCAATACATTGTGCTCCCTAAGGCGTTTCTGGAAATGAGCAAGACGGTTCTGAAGTTGGAGTATACCTGCAGCCTTCTGAGAGAGGATTGTGTTCAGTCTTGAAATGTAACCATCTAGCTGGTTTCCTGGCTGGTCTGCTTCAACCAGCAGATTCATCTCCTGCACATGTGATTGCAGAAAGGGATTAAGAGGTAGAATCGAAACAAGAGGTTTGGTAAAACTGAGAAAATTCATACCTCTTTCACGATGTTCATGGTATCCTCAACTTGTTTACGGTGAGCATTCACAAGGTCTTCTTCTTCCTGtaaaaaacaaatgcatgatAAATGGTCCTTGCGTTAAGGCTGACAAACATGTATGACCTAAGCGTTTAGCTGAATGTTACCTGCAGAAGTGCATTCAGATTGTCATCGGAGTTTGACTTCTTCATATCGGGCCTTGGCATGTCTCTAGACTTCATCGGAATACTAGGTTTCGGGATTCTCTCCTGTGCCATAACGTTATAGGATGGCTCTGGCTTCACGTTTTTCTTCCACATTTGTTTCTCTTGCTCGTAATCCGATGCATCAAACTCATCGTTTTCTTCATTCCACATCTCATTCACGTCATCCTCATAGTTAGATGGAGTCGGGAGTGCGGAAGACAAAGGAATTTTTGTTGACTCCCTTAGGTTCATGGTTGAAGATGATACATCTTTCTTCGAACCGTTTCCCTTTGAGAGACTCTTAACCCTACAGTTCTCATAGTTTATGGGATGCACAtatgaccaaaaaaagaaaggaagatATAACAGCGAGCGAGTAAAACCAACCTGTCCGCGTATCTTAAGGTGTTAAGGGTGTGCTCACATGATCCAGAGCTTGGagatatgcaagatatcattaCAG
It encodes the following:
- the BNAA05G23600D gene encoding uncharacterized protein BNAA05G23600D; this translates as MFQKTNSFFHRTLHSLKSIILRAGKKLSKPKTHFSCTFCRSNSLDGDDFYASFLNIWESDLKNSIGGGGPLKLEQKTQEHVQDHQEKKTEACSSRLSRDCDKMEKKIKEMYVIETGDIEQALDVEEALHYYSRLRSPVYLNIVDKFLNDLYA